From one Bacteroides eggerthii genomic stretch:
- a CDS encoding MFS transporter, with translation MASNSKKKIIPVLAAFFVMGFCDIVGISSDYMQTSFGWSSTMTGFVPSMVFIWFLFLGIPIGNKMNQWGRKNTVLLSMAVTIAGMFLPLVIYSSATCIVAYILLGIGNAILQISLNPLLGNVITDQRMLTSSLTAGQVIKAISSLVGPEIVLFATLHFGNEHWYYCFPMLGGITLFFGLWLVATPIQRETSSGESVSLGKSFALLKNKTLLVLFLGIFFMVGVDVATNYISSKLMTLRYEWTPDEVKFAPQVYFLSRTIGAFLGVFLLTKISALRYFRMNILACALVLLLLMFIDGHAILNLICIGGVGLFSASVFSIIYSLSFQEFPTKMNQISGLMITAVAGGGVVTPLLGMALDFAGVTAGLSVILLCVLYLIYCAFGVKIQS, from the coding sequence ATGGCTTCAAATTCTAAAAAGAAAATAATCCCTGTTTTAGCTGCATTTTTTGTAATGGGCTTTTGTGACATAGTGGGCATATCTTCTGATTATATGCAAACTAGTTTTGGCTGGTCTTCTACGATGACCGGATTTGTACCTTCTATGGTATTTATTTGGTTTCTCTTTTTGGGAATTCCGATTGGAAATAAGATGAACCAATGGGGACGTAAGAATACGGTGCTGTTGAGTATGGCAGTGACAATAGCCGGAATGTTTCTGCCGCTTGTGATATACAGTAGCGCGACTTGTATCGTTGCTTATATTCTGTTAGGTATAGGAAATGCTATCCTGCAAATATCCTTGAATCCTCTGCTTGGCAATGTTATAACCGATCAACGTATGCTGACAAGTAGCTTGACTGCAGGGCAGGTTATAAAAGCGATTTCTTCGTTGGTCGGCCCTGAAATAGTATTGTTTGCTACATTACATTTTGGCAATGAACATTGGTATTATTGCTTTCCTATGTTGGGTGGAATAACTTTATTCTTTGGATTATGGCTGGTAGCGACGCCCATTCAACGTGAAACATCCTCAGGCGAATCAGTATCATTGGGTAAATCTTTTGCGCTATTGAAAAACAAAACACTTTTGGTATTGTTTTTAGGTATTTTCTTCATGGTAGGGGTGGATGTTGCAACCAATTATATTAGCTCGAAGTTGATGACTTTGCGTTACGAATGGACTCCTGATGAAGTAAAGTTTGCACCGCAAGTTTATTTTCTAAGCAGGACGATCGGTGCATTTTTGGGAGTTTTTCTCTTAACAAAAATTTCGGCTTTACGTTATTTTCGGATGAACATTCTGGCATGTGCTTTAGTTTTGTTATTACTCATGTTTATAGATGGACACGCAATATTGAATTTGATTTGTATTGGAGGTGTCGGACTTTTTTCAGCATCTGTTTTCTCCATAATCTATTCATTGTCTTTTCAAGAGTTTCCTACTAAAATGAATCAGATTTCCGGTTTGATGATAACGGCTGTCGCCGGTGGCGGAGTTGTGACTCCTCTTCTTGGAATGGCGTTAGATTTTGCTGGGGTTACTGCAGGTTTATCGGTAATTCTACTTTGTGTGTTGTATCTGATATATTGTGCTTTTGGTGTAAAAATACAATCTTAA
- a CDS encoding sialate O-acetylesterase, whose amino-acid sequence MSKKFYLISLLFYFCALFMSAQNSLRLSPIFASGMVLQQNADVIFWGWGEPNKKVNIFFGWDNKMLESKVNEKGRWEVKVKTPSAGYTPYTVSICSAQDSILLSDILIGDVWFVGGQSNMQMNFHGNPDQPVQDAQKILLRCKHKGIRLFRVNNGYAISASDTLTIDGKWTSASPDNVKEFSVVGYIFGEKLHELTDIPIGLVQSAHGGSSAEAWLDYETLERFGGFDLNLERKKIDPIWYAFEPTVLYNKMLAPMLPLTVKGVIWYQGESNVERPEQYRMLFPELVRTWRRYFADDNLPFYYVQIAPYNHQKVNSAIFREVQLDCMRTIPNVGMVVTLDVGEADIIHPARKEVVGERLAYWALNKVYGYSAFGCRGPEFRSMEIRDGHAFLKFDFAPNGLSFMGKQPLGFEVAGEDKVFYPAKVRITPAFWGNEGLEVWSTEVAKPVAVRYGFSNYVDGSLYNTEGLPASSFRTDNW is encoded by the coding sequence ATGAGTAAGAAGTTTTATCTGATTTCTTTGCTTTTCTATTTCTGTGCACTCTTTATGAGTGCACAGAACTCGTTAAGGCTGTCTCCGATATTTGCTTCAGGTATGGTATTACAGCAAAATGCAGATGTTATATTTTGGGGGTGGGGCGAACCAAACAAAAAAGTGAATATTTTTTTCGGTTGGGATAATAAAATGCTTGAAAGTAAGGTGAATGAGAAAGGACGTTGGGAAGTAAAAGTGAAAACCCCGTCAGCCGGTTATACGCCTTATACCGTATCTATCTGCTCTGCCCAAGATTCGATTTTGCTTTCTGATATTCTTATTGGTGATGTCTGGTTTGTTGGTGGGCAAAGTAATATGCAGATGAATTTTCATGGGAATCCGGATCAGCCGGTGCAAGATGCCCAGAAAATACTGTTGCGCTGTAAGCATAAGGGGATACGCTTGTTTAGAGTTAATAACGGATATGCTATTTCTGCTTCTGATACTTTGACGATTGATGGAAAATGGACTTCTGCAAGTCCAGACAATGTGAAAGAATTTAGTGTAGTAGGTTATATATTTGGGGAAAAATTACATGAGTTGACTGATATACCTATTGGATTGGTACAATCTGCACATGGAGGATCGTCTGCGGAAGCTTGGCTGGACTACGAGACATTGGAAAGGTTTGGTGGATTTGATTTGAATTTGGAGCGGAAGAAAATAGATCCTATATGGTATGCATTTGAACCGACGGTTCTTTATAATAAGATGTTGGCCCCCATGCTGCCGCTGACGGTAAAAGGAGTGATTTGGTATCAAGGAGAATCGAACGTAGAGCGCCCGGAGCAGTATCGAATGTTATTCCCGGAGTTGGTACGTACATGGCGCAGATATTTTGCAGATGATAATCTACCTTTTTATTATGTTCAAATAGCTCCCTATAATCATCAAAAAGTTAATTCTGCTATATTTAGAGAAGTTCAATTGGATTGTATGAGGACAATTCCCAATGTGGGCATGGTAGTGACTTTGGATGTCGGGGAGGCGGATATTATTCATCCGGCGCGTAAAGAAGTGGTTGGAGAAAGGCTTGCTTATTGGGCATTGAACAAGGTTTATGGTTATTCGGCTTTTGGATGTAGGGGACCGGAGTTTCGTTCGATGGAAATACGCGACGGCCATGCTTTTTTAAAGTTTGATTTTGCTCCGAACGGTCTGTCTTTTATGGGAAAACAACCATTGGGGTTTGAGGTTGCAGGTGAAGATAAAGTTTTTTATCCGGCTAAAGTCAGGATTACTCCGGCTTTTTGGGGAAACGAAGGACTTGAGGTTTGGAGTACTGAAGTTGCCAAGCCGGTGGCAGTACGTTATGGCTTTTCAAATTATGTGGATGGGTCATTATATAATACAGAGGGTTTGCCCGCCTCTTCGTTCCGTACAGATAATTGGTAA
- a CDS encoding GH92 family glycosyl hydrolase: protein MTKITLRKIVTSLIGSIMPLAMFAGQDNVAPQAKVSVSDILGIGFEARNLVDGKVMYANEGEWACKGSVTSWGVMHLPWAQLDWDNEIDVDRIVLYDRVSELEHLAGGTLHFSDGSKVSVTAIPNDGSPKEVCFPSKKIKWVRFEATDGAGKNIGLSEIEVFRTRGENTEYVEWVDPYIETTRGRWFYCTPAARPFGMVAAHAFTRNKNQGGGGYNYNFNEVLGFSQVNEWMVSGPNIMPVSGGVNPTQGMDGWKSEFKHESEIIQPGYHRLFLDRYKTWVEYTATDRVTFYRLNYTSDKNAKLLVDIGSVLGNCSMDKGALLRISDKRIVGEFMTTERFWGGPDSLKLCFVLDCSVPIKKIDGWSEKGINPDVEAISGNNAGMVLDFGELEGSEVLFKIALSYTTVDNAIENLNTELPHWDFEKIRKDTRDIWNEMFGRIAVEGGSQAQHIKFYTDLWHALLGRHKITDVNGYYPDYTAGPYVNKRTAAPMKIRRVPMDKTGRPTFNMYGFDGLWLTQWNLNILWGLAWPEVLDDLSACLIQYADNGGLLPRGACSGGYSFIMTGCPATNMLVSTYMKDLMKKTKPSHAYEAIKRNHAPGGMMSYESADDLKFYVKKGYCPGNAGKTLEWAFQDWGLSRMALRMGKKSDAALYEKRSRAWTPLFNKNIGLILPKKENGEWLHTDPLNGQGWVEANAWQATWSVSHDLPKLVELMGGGDAFCEKLNYAFKQARPTDFVHAYSGGYVSYANQPGCSNAHLFTYGGQPWLTQYWVRQVKEHAYGGITPDKGYGGHDEDEGQMGAVSALMSLGLFSVTGTEYDSPYYDITSPIFDKITIKLNKDYYSGDEFVINVHNNSADNCYIQKAELNGTDWIYAQLDHVDFAKGGTLNLWLGNMPNKSWGKLKYLGFKTNK from the coding sequence ATGACAAAAATAACTTTAAGAAAGATAGTGACTTCATTGATAGGGAGCATAATGCCCTTGGCAATGTTTGCTGGTCAAGATAATGTAGCTCCTCAGGCAAAAGTTTCAGTTTCGGATATATTGGGAATCGGATTCGAGGCGCGTAATTTGGTGGATGGTAAGGTTATGTATGCTAATGAGGGAGAGTGGGCATGCAAAGGAAGCGTGACCTCATGGGGAGTTATGCACTTACCATGGGCTCAATTGGACTGGGACAATGAAATAGATGTTGACCGGATAGTACTATATGACAGAGTATCGGAGTTGGAGCATCTTGCCGGGGGAACATTACACTTTAGTGATGGATCAAAAGTTAGTGTTACGGCAATCCCTAATGATGGAAGTCCTAAAGAAGTTTGTTTTCCATCTAAGAAAATAAAATGGGTTCGTTTTGAGGCAACTGATGGCGCAGGAAAAAATATAGGTTTATCCGAAATAGAAGTATTCCGAACTCGTGGCGAGAATACAGAATATGTAGAATGGGTAGATCCTTATATTGAAACGACAAGAGGGCGCTGGTTCTATTGCACTCCGGCAGCTCGCCCTTTTGGAATGGTGGCAGCGCATGCTTTTACCCGCAACAAAAACCAAGGTGGCGGCGGATATAATTATAACTTTAATGAGGTCTTAGGTTTCTCTCAAGTTAATGAGTGGATGGTGTCCGGACCGAATATAATGCCGGTATCCGGTGGAGTAAATCCGACTCAAGGAATGGATGGATGGAAATCGGAATTCAAGCATGAAAGTGAAATTATTCAGCCGGGGTATCATCGTCTGTTTCTTGACAGATATAAGACGTGGGTGGAATATACGGCAACTGATAGGGTGACATTTTATCGTTTGAATTATACATCTGACAAGAATGCCAAACTACTGGTAGATATAGGTAGTGTATTAGGTAATTGTTCTATGGATAAAGGGGCGTTATTGCGTATTAGTGATAAACGTATTGTAGGTGAATTTATGACGACCGAACGTTTCTGGGGAGGCCCAGACAGCCTTAAACTTTGTTTTGTCCTTGATTGTAGTGTTCCGATAAAGAAAATAGATGGATGGAGTGAGAAAGGAATCAATCCGGATGTAGAGGCTATTTCCGGTAATAATGCAGGTATGGTCCTTGATTTTGGAGAATTGGAAGGAAGTGAGGTGTTGTTCAAAATAGCACTTTCATATACGACTGTGGATAATGCCATTGAGAACTTGAATACAGAATTACCGCATTGGGATTTTGAAAAAATACGTAAAGATACGCGTGATATATGGAATGAAATGTTTGGCCGTATTGCGGTAGAAGGTGGAAGTCAAGCACAACACATAAAATTCTATACAGATTTGTGGCATGCCCTTTTGGGACGTCATAAAATTACTGATGTTAATGGTTATTATCCTGATTATACGGCAGGTCCGTATGTAAACAAACGTACTGCAGCACCGATGAAAATACGTCGTGTTCCAATGGATAAGACCGGAAGGCCAACGTTCAATATGTACGGCTTTGATGGCCTGTGGCTGACACAATGGAATTTGAATATATTATGGGGATTGGCTTGGCCGGAGGTTCTGGATGATTTGAGTGCTTGCTTGATACAATATGCGGACAATGGAGGCTTGTTGCCTCGTGGAGCCTGTTCAGGGGGATATTCATTCATCATGACAGGATGTCCGGCTACAAACATGCTGGTAAGTACATATATGAAAGACCTGATGAAGAAAACCAAGCCTTCTCATGCATATGAAGCAATTAAACGTAACCATGCTCCGGGAGGAATGATGAGTTATGAAAGCGCAGATGACTTGAAATTTTATGTTAAAAAAGGATATTGTCCCGGCAATGCGGGTAAAACATTGGAATGGGCTTTCCAAGATTGGGGATTAAGCCGTATGGCATTGCGTATGGGAAAGAAATCTGATGCGGCATTATATGAGAAACGTTCTCGTGCCTGGACTCCGTTATTTAATAAAAATATAGGATTGATTCTTCCCAAAAAGGAAAATGGAGAATGGTTGCATACCGATCCGTTGAACGGGCAAGGATGGGTTGAAGCTAACGCATGGCAGGCCACGTGGTCGGTTTCCCATGATTTACCCAAACTGGTTGAATTAATGGGAGGTGGAGACGCGTTTTGCGAAAAACTAAATTATGCATTTAAACAAGCGCGTCCGACTGATTTTGTACATGCTTATAGTGGAGGATATGTAAGCTATGCTAACCAACCGGGGTGCTCTAATGCGCATTTGTTTACTTATGGCGGACAGCCATGGTTGACCCAATATTGGGTACGTCAGGTTAAGGAACATGCTTATGGTGGCATCACTCCGGATAAAGGATATGGAGGACATGATGAAGATGAAGGACAGATGGGAGCTGTAAGTGCATTAATGTCATTGGGGTTGTTTAGTGTTACTGGGACAGAGTACGATAGTCCCTATTATGATATAACTTCCCCTATATTTGACAAGATTACGATAAAGCTGAATAAAGATTATTATTCAGGTGATGAGTTTGTAATTAATGTACATAATAATTCTGCCGATAATTGTTATATCCAGAAAGCTGAGTTGAATGGTACGGACTGGATTTATGCACAACTCGACCATGTGGACTTTGCAAAAGGAGGGACTCTGAATTTGTGGTTAGGAAATATGCCCAATAAGTCATGGGGTAAACTTAAATACTTGGGTTTTAAAACTAATAAATGA
- a CDS encoding DUF4185 domain-containing protein — MKKIMIFSLLFSLAACRGNSEQKVVDPVVEFDSVFCERLMPGLGGGITGGDGSISIDLKDGRSLFMWGDSFFGDVINDKRAKDTKFVIGNTFTIIDKNGQLKTLYSGTKENPLAFIEADQDGKSPVWYWPGHGFVENGILHLFMSKFHKVGEGSFGFEYLCCDYFRLDVETMKIIDKENFKAANENNVHYGHAVLPYKGEIYVYGTRADAMGMAEVHVSKAKLINDKLVDFSYWDGAEWQTDARKSQRIAGITKSVSEQFNVVELEEKIALVSQDRSGNVKDIYSFIADKPEGPFSNEKLLYKVEESGFEVDSMMTYNAMVHPQYRKGGKVLMCYNVNTYSMTKLFEKASLYQPRFIWVPVEKIVK, encoded by the coding sequence ATGAAAAAGATAATGATTTTTTCTTTGCTGTTTTCATTAGCGGCTTGCCGGGGAAATTCCGAACAGAAAGTTGTGGATCCGGTCGTTGAGTTTGATTCTGTTTTTTGTGAGAGGTTAATGCCCGGATTAGGTGGGGGAATCACCGGAGGGGACGGAAGTATATCAATCGACTTGAAAGACGGGCGTAGTTTGTTTATGTGGGGGGATTCTTTCTTTGGTGATGTTATAAACGACAAGCGGGCAAAAGACACAAAATTTGTAATAGGCAATACATTTACAATTATTGACAAGAATGGACAACTGAAAACTTTATATAGTGGAACAAAAGAAAATCCGTTGGCATTCATTGAGGCAGATCAAGATGGGAAGAGTCCGGTTTGGTACTGGCCCGGTCATGGATTTGTAGAAAACGGAATTCTTCATTTATTTATGTCTAAGTTCCATAAAGTCGGAGAAGGGTCTTTCGGTTTCGAATATCTGTGCTGTGATTATTTCCGTTTGGATGTGGAAACTATGAAGATTATTGATAAGGAAAACTTCAAGGCAGCCAATGAAAACAATGTACATTACGGGCATGCAGTACTTCCATATAAAGGAGAAATATATGTATATGGAACAAGGGCTGATGCTATGGGGATGGCAGAAGTACACGTATCAAAAGCAAAGCTGATAAATGATAAATTGGTGGACTTTTCTTATTGGGACGGAGCCGAATGGCAGACTGATGCCCGAAAATCACAAAGAATAGCAGGGATTACGAAAAGTGTTTCCGAGCAGTTTAATGTTGTAGAACTGGAAGAAAAGATAGCACTGGTATCACAAGACCGTTCGGGGAATGTGAAAGATATCTATTCCTTTATTGCAGACAAGCCGGAAGGACCATTTAGTAATGAAAAACTGCTTTATAAGGTGGAGGAGAGTGGCTTTGAGGTAGACAGTATGATGACCTATAATGCAATGGTACATCCTCAATATAGAAAAGGCGGTAAGGTTTTAATGTGTTATAATGTAAATACATATAGCATGACGAAATTGTTTGAGAAGGCTTCTTTGTATCAGCCTCGTTTTATATGGGTGCCGGTTGAGAAAATTGTAAAATAA
- a CDS encoding RagB/SusD family nutrient uptake outer membrane protein — protein MKKYILAALFCGTFTFCSCSGFLDEVPKGQITTESYYRTEQHAISATNAIYNYLIMGYSPGGLWDKNYGGVFYNDYWVLQDLFSDNANSQQASIQYTSVDNMQIDQYNEPVELLWRDFYQTIKCCNVVIDKVPAIDMDDILKKHLIAEAKFFRGMMYFDLIRMFGDVPLREHNLESADEGSMVRVSKDEIYKLIFEDLITAETDLKYSPRYGGGRPYPESASALLARVYLTYAAEHNDTEYYELAVKKADAVIPKFPMLENYADLFKISNRFNSEIIWGANFSASLSDGWAGAQFLVRLLPNMDGVDNAQGWESATENLYSSFNANDARLPVVLKRSVTYQDGTVKQFAEPYVFKYWDQEAEPKGNSTDAIFPAIRTAEMYLIKAEALNAINQGPTPDAVKAIKKVRDRAGLASDNLPTDYEGFKKVVLEEYRHEFVMEGHRWFDLTRMCTPQEFVDIIKAAKPDATPQLYHVKFPIPQRERDLSQGQITQNEGYNQ, from the coding sequence ATGAAAAAATATATATTAGCAGCTTTATTTTGTGGAACTTTTACATTCTGTTCATGCTCAGGATTTTTGGATGAAGTTCCCAAAGGACAAATTACGACTGAAAGTTATTATCGGACAGAACAGCATGCTATTTCTGCTACCAATGCGATTTATAATTATTTGATTATGGGGTATTCTCCAGGTGGTTTGTGGGACAAAAACTATGGTGGAGTTTTTTATAATGATTATTGGGTTCTTCAGGATTTGTTTTCTGATAATGCAAACAGCCAGCAGGCAAGTATTCAATACACGTCTGTTGACAACATGCAGATAGACCAATACAATGAACCGGTTGAGTTGCTTTGGCGGGATTTCTATCAGACCATTAAATGTTGTAATGTGGTGATAGATAAAGTTCCGGCTATTGATATGGACGATATTTTGAAGAAACATTTGATAGCAGAGGCTAAATTCTTTAGAGGAATGATGTATTTCGATTTGATTCGTATGTTCGGTGATGTTCCTCTACGAGAACATAACTTGGAGAGTGCAGACGAAGGATCGATGGTCCGGGTATCCAAAGACGAGATTTATAAATTGATCTTTGAGGATTTGATAACAGCTGAAACTGATTTGAAGTATTCACCAAGATATGGCGGTGGAAGACCTTATCCGGAGTCCGCGTCGGCATTATTGGCACGAGTCTATTTGACTTATGCAGCTGAGCACAATGATACTGAGTATTATGAACTTGCCGTTAAAAAAGCAGATGCTGTAATACCAAAATTCCCAATGTTGGAAAATTATGCAGATCTGTTCAAGATTAGTAATCGTTTTAATAGTGAAATTATATGGGGAGCAAATTTTAGCGCTTCATTGAGTGATGGTTGGGCTGGAGCTCAATTCTTGGTTCGATTGCTTCCTAATATGGATGGAGTGGATAATGCACAAGGTTGGGAAAGTGCAACGGAAAATTTATATAGCAGCTTTAATGCTAATGATGCACGTTTGCCTGTAGTCTTAAAACGTAGTGTTACTTATCAAGATGGAACCGTTAAACAGTTTGCAGAACCTTATGTATTTAAGTACTGGGATCAAGAGGCTGAGCCTAAAGGAAATAGTACAGATGCAATTTTCCCAGCTATCCGTACGGCAGAGATGTATCTGATTAAGGCTGAGGCACTGAATGCGATTAATCAAGGGCCAACGCCGGATGCAGTGAAAGCTATAAAGAAAGTGAGAGACAGGGCCGGATTGGCTTCCGACAATTTACCGACAGATTACGAGGGGTTCAAAAAAGTAGTGCTTGAAGAATATCGTCATGAGTTTGTAATGGAAGGACATCGTTGGTTCGACTTGACAAGAATGTGTACACCACAGGAGTTTGTGGATATCATCAAAGCTGCCAAACCGGATGCAACCCCGCAACTTTATCATGTAAAGTTCCCTATTCCGCAGCGTGAGAGAGATTTGTCACAAGGGCAAATAACTCAAAATGAGGGATATAATCAATAG
- a CDS encoding SusC/RagA family TonB-linked outer membrane protein, translating into MKNMNFIKAIVVCSFMLLSGIVLAQTGMKDIKGTICDESGEPIIGASVIVKGTSNGTISDLDGKFTLSVSDKAVIEISFVGYETQEIKMNTSKTDFKIVLRDDAELLEEVVVVGYGVQKKSDLTSAVATVKSDELAATSVTSLDQGLQGRAAGVVVLNTSGQPGAGTSIRIRGTSSINGNNEPLYVIDGIPVISDASSFSTGALQNPALNPLTNINPNDIESIEILKDASATSIYGARGANGVVLVTTKQGKSGKPKVSIGAKFTLQQVTKKMDMLNSVQLAELANEVADNDGVERNPVFAGLNNLSKINTDWQDEIFRTAPMQNYDISVSGGNDKTTYFISGNLLLQDGIIIGSDFGKGSFRVNLNQQINKWLKAGISTNLSYSRSNGVVTNAEGGFASSVTSWALEMNPGLPVRDSEGNYTYENNMKSPNVGNPVQDALEAKNRNTSFRTLANAFLEYMPIKDLTFKTSIGVDYFYIKDQSFGAGELKRAESNGGYANIGNRDGYNWVWENTVNYNQTFGDHTLGVLGGMTAQAFVSENSSVSTADFEDGFLGFNSIQSGALRQAANSGIAEWQMLSYLARINYGYKGRYLLTLTGRVDGSSKFGKGNKYGFFPSVAGAWRVSEENFMKEMKAVSNLKLRASYGIVGNEGIPPYSSQGLMYNAEAYFGNTEIVKGLTPFTLSNQDLKWETTSQVNVGIDLGLFKNRLTLTADYYYKKTRDLLLTMPVAFNTGYDSVVSNVGNLMNQGFEVTLGAVPFAGKFSWNMDFTLGYNKNEITNLAGSQENLRGNSILGITYWTEITEGQPIGTIYGYKTDGIVQLGEDLSGIPFFAGKTLRHGDRKYVNKNDDNVINEDDLFILGNANPDFTFGFNNTFNFKLRNNSSLGLTVYLQGAVGNEIVNFNKFSLESFDGYKNNSTAALNRWTPDNPTNLYPRATTKTAGNILSDHYVEDGSYLRIKDITLSYTFPANIIKKFYCEGLTIFAGLKNIHTFTDYSGYDPEVSRFANNNLSMGADYGSYPMSKSYEFGLRMNF; encoded by the coding sequence ATGAAAAACATGAATTTTATTAAAGCAATAGTTGTTTGTTCTTTCATGCTGTTGAGTGGAATCGTTTTGGCTCAGACTGGTATGAAAGACATAAAAGGTACGATTTGTGACGAAAGCGGTGAGCCAATAATTGGAGCTTCTGTCATTGTGAAAGGGACGTCTAATGGTACTATTTCCGATCTGGATGGTAAATTTACTTTGTCGGTATCCGATAAGGCAGTAATTGAAATCTCTTTTGTAGGCTATGAAACGCAGGAAATAAAAATGAATACGTCAAAAACGGATTTTAAGATTGTATTGCGTGATGATGCTGAACTCTTGGAAGAAGTTGTAGTGGTTGGATATGGTGTGCAGAAAAAAAGTGATTTGACTTCAGCGGTTGCTACGGTTAAATCTGACGAGTTGGCAGCCACATCGGTAACTTCTTTAGACCAGGGGTTGCAAGGACGTGCGGCTGGAGTGGTAGTATTGAATACGTCTGGTCAACCGGGTGCGGGGACGTCAATTCGTATTCGTGGTACTAGCTCTATCAATGGAAACAATGAACCGCTTTATGTTATTGATGGTATTCCTGTGATTAGCGATGCTTCTTCATTCAGTACGGGTGCTTTACAGAATCCTGCATTGAATCCGTTGACTAATATTAATCCTAATGATATTGAGTCAATTGAAATTTTGAAAGATGCTTCTGCCACATCCATTTATGGTGCACGCGGAGCAAATGGTGTTGTATTGGTAACTACGAAGCAGGGCAAGAGCGGTAAGCCGAAAGTTTCTATTGGTGCAAAGTTTACTTTGCAACAAGTGACAAAGAAGATGGATATGTTGAACTCTGTTCAACTGGCGGAATTAGCAAATGAGGTAGCCGATAACGATGGAGTAGAACGTAATCCTGTTTTTGCCGGTTTGAATAATCTGTCGAAAATCAATACAGATTGGCAAGATGAAATATTCCGTACAGCTCCGATGCAGAATTATGATATTTCAGTTTCGGGCGGTAATGATAAAACGACTTATTTCATTTCTGGTAATTTGTTGTTGCAAGATGGTATTATCATAGGATCGGATTTCGGTAAGGGAAGTTTCCGTGTGAATTTGAACCAACAAATCAATAAATGGTTAAAAGCCGGTATATCAACCAACTTGAGTTATAGTCGTTCGAACGGTGTAGTTACTAATGCAGAAGGAGGCTTTGCTTCTAGCGTAACCTCTTGGGCGCTTGAAATGAATCCGGGACTTCCTGTAAGAGATTCTGAGGGAAATTATACGTATGAAAATAACATGAAATCTCCCAATGTAGGTAATCCGGTCCAAGATGCTTTAGAGGCAAAGAATAGAAATACATCTTTCCGCACATTGGCAAACGCATTCTTGGAATATATGCCGATTAAGGATCTAACATTCAAGACTAGTATCGGTGTAGATTATTTCTATATCAAGGACCAATCTTTTGGAGCCGGAGAACTGAAGCGCGCAGAATCGAATGGTGGCTATGCGAATATAGGAAATCGTGATGGCTACAATTGGGTGTGGGAAAATACGGTTAACTATAATCAGACTTTTGGTGATCACACACTAGGCGTATTGGGTGGTATGACGGCCCAAGCATTCGTTTCCGAAAACTCATCTGTTTCAACAGCTGATTTTGAAGATGGGTTTTTAGGGTTCAATTCTATCCAATCAGGTGCATTGCGCCAAGCGGCAAATTCAGGAATTGCAGAATGGCAAATGCTTTCTTACTTGGCCCGTATCAACTATGGTTATAAAGGACGTTACTTGTTAACTTTGACCGGACGTGTTGACGGTTCTTCCAAATTTGGTAAAGGCAATAAGTATGGCTTTTTCCCCTCCGTTGCTGGCGCATGGAGAGTTTCAGAGGAGAACTTCATGAAAGAAATGAAAGCTGTTTCTAATTTAAAATTAAGAGCAAGTTATGGTATTGTGGGTAATGAAGGTATTCCCCCTTATAGCTCGCAAGGTTTGATGTATAATGCAGAGGCTTATTTTGGCAATACTGAAATAGTAAAGGGGCTTACTCCTTTTACATTAAGCAATCAAGATTTGAAATGGGAAACGACTTCTCAAGTTAATGTGGGTATTGATTTGGGGTTGTTTAAAAACCGACTGACATTGACTGCGGACTACTATTATAAAAAAACTCGCGATTTGTTGCTGACCATGCCGGTTGCTTTTAATACCGGTTATGATTCTGTAGTGAGCAATGTAGGTAATTTAATGAATCAAGGTTTTGAAGTGACATTGGGTGCAGTTCCGTTTGCTGGTAAGTTCAGTTGGAATATGGATTTTACACTTGGATACAATAAAAATGAAATCACCAATTTAGCGGGAAGTCAGGAAAATCTTAGAGGTAATTCCATTTTGGGTATCACTTATTGGACTGAAATAACCGAAGGCCAACCTATTGGAACTATTTACGGTTATAAAACCGATGGCATTGTTCAATTAGGCGAGGATTTATCCGGAATCCCATTTTTTGCAGGAAAAACATTACGTCATGGTGATCGTAAGTATGTAAATAAAAATGATGACAATGTTATTAATGAGGACGATTTGTTCATTCTGGGAAATGCCAATCCGGACTTTACTTTTGGCTTTAACAATACATTCAATTTTAAATTGAGAAATAACTCTTCATTAGGATTGACTGTCTATTTGCAAGGAGCTGTGGGGAATGAGATTGTCAACTTCAATAAGTTTTCTTTGGAGAGCTTCGATGGATACAAGAATAACTCTACTGCAGCTTTGAATCGTTGGACCCCTGATAATCCGACAAACTTATATCCTCGTGCAACAACCAAAACTGCGGGGAATATTTTGTCAGATCATTATGTAGAGGATGGTTCCTATCTAAGAATAAAGGATATTACGTTGAGCTATACTTTCCCGGCAAATATCATAAAGAAGTTCTATTGTGAGGGATTGACTATTTTTGCGGGACTAAAAAATATACATACATTCACTGACTATTCAGGATATGATCCTGAGGTGAGCCGTTTTGCGAACAATAATCTTTCAATGGGTGCAGACTATGGTTCTTATCCGATGTCTAAATCTTATGAATTTGGTTTAAGAATGAACTTTTAA